A DNA window from Elephas maximus indicus isolate mEleMax1 chromosome 17, mEleMax1 primary haplotype, whole genome shotgun sequence contains the following coding sequences:
- the LOC126061000 gene encoding olfactory receptor 150-like, producing MAAENDSTVTEFIFAGLTEKPELQLPLFLFFLGVYVVTVVGNLGMITLIGLSSYLHTPMYYFLSSLSFIDLCQSTAITPKMLMSFVTEKNTISYPECMTQLYFFLVFAVAECHMLAVMAYDRYVAICNPLLYNVTMSYQVCSWLVVEVYMMGLTLATAHIGCMLKVIFCKAKIINHYFCDILARLELSCSNTYINEVVLLCFSVFNILTPTLTILGTYVSIIASILRIHSTEGRSKAFSTCSSHFSAVTLFYGSLAFMYLQPSNANSMDQSKVSSVFYTIIVPMLNPLIYSLRNKDVKVTFNKIIEKRPFCISKDF from the coding sequence ATGGCAGCAGAAAATGACTCCACAGTGACTGAGTTCATCTTTGCTGGGCTGACAGAAAAGCCAGAACTCCAGCtgcccctctttcttttcttcctaggagTATATGTGGTCACAGTGGTGGGCAACCTGGGCATGATCACACTGATTGGGCTCAGTTCTTAcctgcacacccccatgtactatttcctcagcAGTTTGTCCTTCATTGATCTCTGCCAGTCCACTGCTATTACCCCCAAAATGCTGATGAGCTTTGTGACAGAGAAGAATACCATTTCCTACCCTGAATGCATGACTCAGctctatttctttcttgtttttgctgTTGCAGAGTGTCATATGTTGGCTGTGATGGCATATGATCGCTATGTTGCCATCTGTAACCCACTGCTTTACAATGTCACCATGTCTTATCAGGTCTGCTCCTGGTTGGTCGTTGAGGTATATATGATGGGCTTGACTCTTGCCACAGCTCACATAGGTTGCATGCTAAAAGTGATTTTCTGTAAGGCTAAAATAATCAACCATTACTTCTGTGACATTTTAGCACGTCTGGAGCTCTCCTGCTCCAATACCTACATCAACGAAGTGGTACTTTTGTGCTtcagtgtatttaatattcttacaCCAACCTTGACCATCCTTGGTACCTATGTCTCCATCATTGCCAGCATACTGCGAATCCACTCCACTGAGGGCAGGTCCAAAGCCTTCAGCACATGCAGCTCCCACTTCTCGGCTGTTACACTATTCTATGGTTCTCTAGCATTCATGTACCTGCAGCCATCAAATGCCAACTCCATGGACCAAAGCaaagtgtcttctgtgttttACACCATTATTGTGCCAATGCTGAACCCCCTGATTTACAGCCTAAGGAATAAGGACGTCAAAGTTACTTTCAATAAAATCATTGAGAAAAGACCATTTTGCATTAGCAAAGATTTCTAA